Proteins from a single region of Runella sp. SP2:
- a CDS encoding AraC family transcriptional regulator, with translation MKTEYEIVQPDEGSSFRIIHNVVLPELFRWQYHYHPEYEIVSVFGGSGRRHVGTHVSQYDDGDLVFIGPNLPHSGFGQEAIGTHEEIVVQLKENFWGEQFLEMPEMTPIRQLFARSKQGVCFHGETKIKIQKRLKKLLTLSPFERLMELIQILHLLAHTQDYSLLNMEGLKLEINSKDEARLNRILKYVEENFQKPVDIQEVASVAHLAVPSFCHYFKKMMNLTFTDFMNQYRVNQACRLLATDKSITDVSFECGFGNIAYFNRVFKAHKNQSPSVYRKALLQ, from the coding sequence ATGAAAACCGAATACGAGATTGTCCAACCCGACGAGGGCAGCTCTTTCCGAATCATTCACAACGTTGTTTTGCCTGAGCTTTTTCGTTGGCAATACCACTATCATCCCGAATACGAAATCGTCAGTGTTTTTGGTGGTTCGGGACGGCGGCACGTGGGGACGCACGTTAGCCAATACGACGATGGCGATTTGGTGTTCATCGGCCCCAATTTACCCCATTCTGGTTTTGGACAGGAAGCGATTGGTACACACGAAGAAATCGTGGTTCAACTCAAAGAGAATTTCTGGGGTGAACAGTTTTTAGAAATGCCCGAAATGACACCCATTCGTCAGTTGTTTGCACGGTCGAAGCAAGGCGTATGTTTTCACGGAGAGACAAAAATCAAAATCCAAAAACGACTCAAAAAACTCCTTACTTTATCCCCTTTTGAGCGATTGATGGAGCTTATTCAAATCTTGCACTTGCTGGCGCATACGCAAGACTACTCGCTTCTGAACATGGAAGGACTGAAACTCGAAATTAATTCCAAAGACGAAGCACGGCTGAATCGTATTCTCAAATACGTAGAAGAAAATTTCCAAAAACCCGTTGATATTCAAGAAGTAGCCTCGGTAGCTCACTTGGCCGTTCCTTCGTTTTGTCATTATTTCAAAAAAATGATGAACCTGACTTTTACCGATTTTATGAATCAATACCGTGTCAATCAAGCTTGTCGTTTGCTGGCTACCGATAAAAGTATTACCGACGTAAGTTTTGAATGTGGTTTTGGCAACATTGCCTATTTCAACCGTGTCTTCAAAGCGCACAAAAATCAGAGTCCTTCGGTGTATCGAAAAGCACTACTTCAATAG
- a CDS encoding TlpA disulfide reductase family protein, whose protein sequence is MKKIAICLWLVTCVLCVCAQTSVPNFLKMNTPDPLPVGKVAPKLEFKDMSGELVSLEHLKGNVLVLNFWNIGCKGCEQERETLNWLSDSLKNQSVKFISITLNHPIKQREWFDKHPISYQIVGNVDFMGIQGPSFFNYRCMPTTVVIGKDGVVKYNQCGPIIGKEAALAFTKHMIFK, encoded by the coding sequence ATGAAAAAAATCGCTATTTGTCTTTGGCTAGTTACTTGCGTTTTGTGTGTATGTGCACAAACTTCAGTTCCTAATTTTCTAAAAATGAATACGCCTGATCCGCTTCCCGTAGGCAAGGTTGCTCCTAAGTTGGAGTTTAAAGACATGAGTGGTGAGTTAGTTAGCTTAGAGCACTTGAAAGGAAATGTGCTTGTCCTCAATTTTTGGAATATTGGATGTAAAGGCTGTGAACAGGAACGAGAAACCCTTAACTGGTTGAGTGACTCCCTGAAAAATCAGTCAGTCAAATTTATCTCTATCACTTTAAATCATCCAATCAAACAAAGGGAATGGTTTGATAAACATCCTATTAGTTATCAAATAGTTGGTAATGTGGACTTTATGGGGATACAAGGGCCTTCCTTTTTTAATTACCGTTGTATGCCAACCACGGTTGTAATTGGTAAAGACGGGGTTGTGAAGTATAACCAGTGTGGGCCAATCATTGGAAAAGAGGCGGCTCTGGCATTCACCAAACACATGATATTCAAGTAG
- a CDS encoding aldehyde dehydrogenase family protein, translating to MQDILNALRIAESNHGISTGLATWAGQGEEIASYSPVDGKLIGKVQSANRQDYDTVVGQAQEAFKTWRLFPAPKRGEIVRQMGEQFRKYKTELGTLVSYEMGKSLQEGLGEVQEIIDICDFAVGLSRQLYGLTMHSERPSHRMYEQWHPIGIVGIISAFNFPVAVWSWNTMLAWVCGDVCVWKPSEKTPLTAIACQHIIQEVLKSNDVPEGVSGLIVGGREVGEWLSHDERIPLVSATGSTRMGKAVGQAVGGRLGRSLLELGGNNAIIVSQHADLPLAIPAIVFGAVGTAGQRCTTTRRLIIHESIYEDVKNQLVKAYGQLRIGNPLDAHNHVGPLIDEAAVQSYQSAVAQVGALGGTFAVEPRVLSGDDFGSGCYVKPCIAEVENHWPVVQHETFAPILYLIKYKTLDEAIALQNGVPQGLSSAIFTLHLREAEQFLSQSGSDCGIANVNIGTSGAEIGGAFGGEKETGGGRESGSDAWKAYMRRQTNTINYGTTLPLAQGIKFEL from the coding sequence ATGCAAGACATTCTTAACGCACTCCGCATTGCGGAGTCAAACCATGGTATCAGTACGGGATTAGCCACTTGGGCGGGCCAAGGCGAAGAAATCGCTTCGTACTCACCCGTTGATGGCAAACTTATTGGAAAAGTACAATCTGCAAATCGCCAAGACTACGACACCGTCGTAGGGCAAGCCCAAGAAGCATTTAAAACGTGGCGGCTTTTTCCCGCCCCCAAACGCGGTGAAATTGTGCGCCAAATGGGCGAACAGTTTCGAAAATACAAAACCGAATTAGGAACGCTCGTCAGCTACGAAATGGGCAAAAGCCTCCAAGAAGGACTCGGCGAAGTACAAGAAATCATCGACATCTGCGACTTTGCCGTGGGGCTTTCACGCCAACTCTACGGCCTGACGATGCACAGCGAGCGTCCCTCACACCGTATGTACGAACAATGGCACCCCATCGGCATTGTCGGCATTATTTCAGCTTTTAATTTTCCCGTGGCCGTTTGGTCATGGAACACCATGCTGGCTTGGGTCTGCGGCGATGTCTGCGTGTGGAAACCGTCTGAAAAAACGCCTTTGACGGCCATCGCTTGTCAGCATATTATTCAGGAGGTATTGAAATCCAATGACGTACCCGAAGGTGTTTCGGGACTAATTGTAGGTGGTCGCGAAGTGGGCGAATGGCTCTCGCACGACGAGCGCATTCCGCTCGTATCGGCCACAGGTAGCACGCGCATGGGGAAAGCCGTCGGGCAAGCGGTAGGCGGTCGTTTGGGACGCAGTTTGTTGGAACTAGGCGGCAACAACGCCATCATTGTTTCGCAACATGCCGACCTCCCCTTGGCCATTCCTGCCATTGTTTTTGGGGCAGTGGGCACGGCAGGGCAGCGTTGCACCACCACTCGCCGCTTGATTATCCATGAAAGTATTTACGAAGATGTCAAGAATCAGTTGGTCAAAGCCTACGGACAGCTTCGCATTGGAAATCCGTTGGACGCTCATAACCACGTTGGCCCTTTGATTGACGAAGCCGCGGTGCAAAGTTACCAATCGGCCGTAGCGCAAGTGGGGGCCTTAGGCGGGACGTTTGCCGTAGAACCTCGCGTTTTATCGGGCGACGATTTTGGTTCGGGTTGTTACGTAAAGCCTTGTATTGCGGAAGTCGAAAATCATTGGCCCGTCGTCCAACACGAAACCTTTGCCCCGATTCTTTATTTGATAAAATACAAAACCCTCGACGAGGCCATTGCCTTACAAAACGGTGTTCCTCAAGGACTTTCGTCGGCCATTTTCACCTTGCATTTGCGCGAAGCGGAGCAATTTTTGAGCCAATCAGGTTCGGATTGTGGCATTGCGAATGTCAACATCGGAACTTCGGGCGCTGAAATTGGGGGAGCTTTTGGAGGAGAAAAAGAAACGGGCGGTGGCCGCGAATCGGGTTCGGATGCGTGGAAAGCCTACATGCGTCGCCAAACCAATACCATCAATTACGGTACTACACTGCCGCTGGCACAAGGGATAAAGTTTGAGCTTTAG
- a CDS encoding PfkB family carbohydrate kinase, whose amino-acid sequence MNTLHINAILEKIKSAKVAVYGDYCLDSYWIMDPRNSEVSIETGLQAQAVERHYYTPGGAGNVVANLAALEPASIKVIGVVGDDIFGRELAIQLQALGADTSSLFVQKEDFQTYSYLKRYVEGVEEPRIDFGVYNQRSLETDELILASIQSALESCDALIFNQQVVGSITNDSFIEKANALFDQYSHKIILVDSRHFNERFSNVYRKLNDVEAAHLNGVEVEPRTVLPRADVLKYGKALHAASQKPVFVTCGARGITSFDTTGFNEVPGLQLTSRLDTVGAGDTVISAITLCLSVGVSPAEAAEFANFAAGVTVQKLFTTGTANAQEILAISQDPHYAYQVDLAENPRQAVFLPETEIELCDESILDRLGHIKYAVFDHDGTISTLRHGWEEIMEPVMMKAILGNHYDSVDQATYNKVLRQVKEFIHKTTGIQTIYQMEGLVNMVREAGYVPEDQILDKFEYKQIYNDALMELVDKRVAKLQAGELDWQDYTLKGAVSFLQELKARGVTMYLASGTDVDDVRNEATVLGYADLFDGGIYGALREYTKFSKKMIIERIIRENNLNGNELVVLGDGPDEIREGRRSGGISVGIASNEVQRFGYNLDKRPRLVKAGAQLIIADFSQYQKLVSLLFKEEEITETV is encoded by the coding sequence ATGAACACCTTGCACATCAATGCTATTCTTGAAAAAATAAAATCGGCTAAAGTTGCCGTCTATGGCGACTATTGTTTGGATTCTTACTGGATCATGGACCCCCGTAATTCGGAAGTCTCCATCGAAACGGGATTACAAGCGCAAGCCGTTGAACGTCACTATTATACACCTGGTGGGGCAGGCAATGTGGTTGCCAATCTGGCCGCCCTTGAGCCTGCTTCTATCAAAGTCATTGGTGTTGTGGGCGATGATATTTTTGGTCGTGAATTAGCGATTCAACTACAAGCCCTCGGAGCCGACACTAGCTCGCTTTTTGTCCAAAAAGAAGATTTCCAAACCTATTCGTACCTCAAACGCTACGTCGAAGGGGTGGAAGAACCCCGCATCGACTTCGGGGTGTATAATCAGCGTTCACTCGAAACTGATGAATTGATTTTAGCCAGTATTCAGTCGGCCTTAGAAAGCTGTGATGCCCTGATTTTCAACCAACAAGTGGTTGGAAGTATCACCAACGACAGTTTTATCGAAAAAGCCAATGCCCTTTTTGACCAATACAGCCACAAAATCATTTTAGTTGATTCTCGCCACTTCAACGAGCGTTTTTCAAACGTTTACCGAAAACTAAACGACGTAGAAGCCGCCCACCTCAATGGCGTAGAAGTAGAGCCTCGTACAGTTCTCCCCCGTGCCGATGTCCTCAAATACGGAAAAGCTTTGCATGCTGCTTCTCAAAAACCCGTTTTTGTCACCTGCGGGGCACGCGGAATTACATCTTTTGACACCACAGGATTCAACGAAGTACCTGGCCTTCAACTCACCAGCCGCCTCGACACCGTAGGCGCGGGCGATACTGTCATCAGCGCCATTACCCTTTGCCTTTCGGTAGGGGTCAGTCCAGCCGAAGCTGCTGAGTTTGCCAATTTTGCGGCAGGGGTTACGGTACAAAAACTATTTACCACTGGTACTGCCAACGCGCAAGAAATTTTGGCCATCAGCCAAGACCCGCACTATGCCTACCAAGTTGACTTGGCTGAAAACCCTCGCCAAGCGGTCTTTCTCCCCGAAACCGAAATTGAGCTTTGCGACGAATCTATTTTAGACCGACTTGGACACATCAAATACGCCGTTTTTGACCACGACGGCACCATCAGTACCCTACGCCACGGCTGGGAGGAAATCATGGAACCCGTGATGATGAAGGCGATTTTGGGAAATCACTACGACTCAGTCGATCAAGCGACGTACAACAAAGTGCTACGACAAGTCAAAGAGTTTATCCACAAAACCACTGGGATTCAAACCATTTACCAGATGGAAGGGCTGGTCAACATGGTTCGGGAAGCGGGCTATGTACCCGAAGACCAGATTTTGGACAAGTTTGAGTATAAGCAAATCTACAACGATGCCCTCATGGAGTTGGTGGACAAACGCGTTGCCAAACTTCAAGCGGGCGAACTGGATTGGCAGGATTACACCCTCAAAGGCGCGGTTTCGTTTTTGCAAGAACTCAAAGCGCGCGGCGTGACCATGTACCTCGCCAGCGGTACCGACGTGGATGATGTTCGCAACGAAGCTACCGTGCTTGGCTATGCCGATTTGTTTGACGGTGGTATTTATGGTGCGCTCCGCGAATACACTAAGTTCTCCAAAAAGATGATTATTGAACGCATCATCCGCGAAAACAACCTCAACGGAAACGAATTAGTGGTGTTGGGCGATGGTCCCGACGAAATCCGTGAAGGACGCCGTTCAGGGGGGATTTCGGTGGGAATTGCCAGTAATGAAGTGCAACGTTTTGGCTATAACCTCGACAAACGCCCACGCCTCGTGAAAGCAGGTGCGCAACTCATTATTGCTGATTTCTCGCAGTATCAAAAGCTCGTCAGTTTGCTTTTTAAAGAAGAAGAGATTACCGAAACGGTGTAA
- a CDS encoding GH92 family glycosyl hydrolase: MKFRHAVARLCRVTTIHRHLASFLLLATSLLWWGCGSSSKDPVDYVDPFNGTDFFGHTFPGATLPYGMVQLSPDHDVKGWTYAAGYTYADSSIMGFSHTHFSGVGMTTGGDILLMPIVGDKVQTSAGTKENPDAGYRSRYDKKDEVAKPGYYSVFLKDPKVKAELTATTRVGVHRYTFPKARKATILMDIGHEIGGNATSGDSFVKMVNDSTLEGYKDANGTMVYFVAKFSRPFEYYGTWDNDYITPESAEGYWPYKTEEKGLNIGYFVGYSTKKGDQVTVKVAISHVSVEGARKNLQAEVPHWDFDKVKNDARESWNEELKRVAVKTNDEAQKEIFYTALYRSLLSQYTGQDVDGQYMGMDHKIHKAQNYSFFTSFSCWDTYRSQHPLLALVAPQHVNDFVKSIGAKTQEFGWLPAQHFRNTYRPSMVGDHLIPVVVDAYFKGYRDWDIEALYAAMRRKALESPPANIPASAGRAGLTDYISLGYAPCDRTTESVPNTMELAYDDWCIARLAEALGKKDDAAMFYRRAQNYRNVYDASTQFMRPRRANGAWLEALGNNQQAIDSVGEHHYYRYFDPLLVGRRPNRHYTESNAWQYLWSVQHDASGLIKLLGGNQAFAERLDTFFNMDASITPPKYVGVVGTIGQYVHGNQPSHHVAYLYNYAAQPWKTQYWVREVLKRFYRTGPAGLCGNEDMGSLSSWYLMSSMGLYSVTPGSSQYVIASPLFDEVSFGVKEGKTFKIITHNNSDKNRYIQSATLNGKPFDRSWIDHSEIMAGGELVFEMGDQPNKTWATGKTSVPYSQSL, encoded by the coding sequence ATGAAATTTCGTCACGCAGTCGCTCGGCTTTGCCGAGTGACGACTATTCACAGGCATCTTGCCTCTTTTTTATTATTAGCTACTTCCCTTCTTTGGTGGGGATGTGGTTCGTCTTCCAAAGACCCCGTCGATTACGTGGATCCGTTCAACGGAACCGATTTTTTTGGGCATACCTTCCCTGGCGCAACGCTCCCCTACGGCATGGTACAGCTCAGTCCCGACCACGACGTAAAAGGATGGACGTACGCCGCGGGTTATACCTACGCCGATAGCTCCATCATGGGCTTTAGCCATACCCATTTCAGCGGTGTAGGCATGACCACGGGAGGTGATATTTTGTTGATGCCGATTGTGGGAGACAAAGTACAAACCTCAGCGGGGACCAAAGAAAACCCCGACGCGGGCTATCGCTCCCGTTATGACAAAAAAGACGAAGTCGCCAAACCAGGTTATTATTCGGTTTTCCTCAAAGACCCCAAAGTAAAGGCCGAACTTACCGCTACCACCCGCGTAGGAGTGCATCGTTATACGTTCCCCAAAGCACGAAAAGCGACCATTTTGATGGACATTGGCCACGAAATCGGGGGAAATGCTACGAGTGGCGATTCGTTTGTAAAAATGGTCAACGATTCTACCCTCGAAGGTTACAAAGACGCTAACGGTACGATGGTGTATTTTGTGGCAAAATTTAGCCGCCCTTTTGAGTACTATGGTACGTGGGACAACGACTACATCACACCTGAATCAGCCGAAGGGTATTGGCCTTACAAAACCGAAGAAAAAGGGCTCAATATTGGCTATTTTGTGGGTTATTCTACCAAAAAAGGCGACCAAGTGACGGTCAAAGTAGCGATTTCGCACGTGAGTGTGGAGGGTGCTCGCAAAAACCTACAAGCCGAAGTTCCGCATTGGGATTTTGACAAAGTTAAAAATGATGCCCGCGAATCGTGGAACGAAGAACTGAAAAGAGTCGCTGTCAAAACCAATGACGAGGCTCAAAAGGAGATTTTTTACACCGCTCTCTACCGCAGTTTGTTGTCTCAATATACAGGTCAAGACGTCGATGGGCAATACATGGGCATGGATCATAAAATCCATAAAGCGCAGAATTACAGCTTTTTCACATCGTTTTCTTGTTGGGATACCTATCGTTCGCAGCATCCGTTGTTGGCCCTTGTTGCACCTCAGCATGTCAATGATTTTGTCAAATCTATTGGTGCCAAAACCCAAGAATTTGGCTGGCTTCCTGCCCAACATTTCCGCAATACCTACCGCCCAAGCATGGTAGGCGACCACCTGATTCCTGTCGTGGTGGACGCCTATTTTAAAGGTTATCGCGACTGGGACATAGAGGCACTCTATGCCGCCATGCGCCGCAAAGCCTTGGAGTCACCGCCCGCCAATATTCCTGCCAGCGCAGGCCGAGCTGGTTTGACCGACTATATCAGTCTTGGCTATGCGCCTTGCGACAGAACGACCGAATCGGTGCCCAACACCATGGAATTGGCCTACGATGACTGGTGCATTGCACGTTTGGCCGAGGCATTGGGCAAAAAAGACGATGCCGCCATGTTTTACCGACGCGCCCAAAATTACCGCAATGTCTATGACGCCTCCACCCAATTTATGCGTCCACGCCGTGCCAATGGCGCTTGGTTGGAAGCATTAGGCAACAACCAACAAGCCATTGACTCCGTAGGTGAGCATCATTATTACCGCTATTTCGACCCGCTTTTGGTAGGTCGCCGTCCCAACCGCCATTATACTGAGTCAAACGCATGGCAATATTTGTGGTCGGTGCAGCACGACGCCTCTGGACTGATAAAGCTACTGGGTGGAAATCAGGCTTTTGCTGAGCGTTTGGATACGTTTTTCAACATGGATGCGTCCATTACCCCGCCCAAATACGTCGGCGTCGTGGGTACGATTGGCCAATATGTTCACGGAAACCAGCCTTCGCACCACGTAGCTTACTTGTACAATTACGCGGCTCAACCTTGGAAAACTCAGTACTGGGTGCGCGAAGTGCTCAAGCGTTTCTACCGCACGGGGCCAGCAGGTTTGTGTGGAAACGAAGACATGGGTTCGCTTTCATCCTGGTATCTAATGAGCAGCATGGGGCTGTACTCGGTAACGCCTGGAAGTTCGCAATACGTCATCGCCAGTCCGTTGTTTGACGAAGTAAGTTTTGGGGTAAAAGAAGGGAAAACGTTCAAAATCATTACCCACAACAATTCTGATAAAAACCGCTACATCCAATCGGCAACCCTCAACGGCAAGCCTTTTGACCGTAGCTGGATTGACCACAGCGAAATAATGGCGGGTGGAGAATTGGTGTTTGAAATGGGTGACCAACCTAATAAAACATGGGCAACGGGTAAAACATCTGTGCCTTACTCTCAGAGTCTTTAG
- the treF gene encoding alpha,alpha-trehalase TreF produces MTISEAQKSGFLLAESLGDLYEDVQQSALFSDSKTFMDAVAKQPIEQIVEAYLVQKQMSSFDLASFVTEHFLLPTEQPTGYYNDASKPIKQHIEDLWTVLTRQPQDTGGTLIPLPYSYVVPGGRFREVYYWDSYFTMLGLQVSKRIDLIEAMVNNFAYLIDQVGFIPNGNRTYYLGRSQPPFFALMVSLLAEEKGEEVWKRYLPQLEKEYSFWMKEENEEVEASFRRVILPNGAVLNRYWDDTALPRPEAYKEDVELAHEASHSLPETVYRHVRAAAESGWDFSSRWFKEGQHMTTIHTTDLLPVDLNCLLLFLEQSLERAYRLQNNLVKAEELAGLASQRNAAIQTYCWDASQSFYVDYNWVEQVPSPNLTLAAAFPLFFGVATPEQAKLVASQLEEKFLKTGGLFTTLQTTPQQWDAPNGWAPLQWMAYAGAKRYGLTDVADKIAQNWTKNCELYYQKTGKLMEKYNVQTDELSAQGGEYPNQDGFGWTNGVYLKMKQELGA; encoded by the coding sequence ATGACTATTTCAGAAGCACAAAAATCAGGGTTTTTGTTGGCCGAATCATTGGGCGATTTGTACGAAGATGTCCAACAAAGTGCGCTATTTTCGGATTCTAAAACGTTTATGGATGCCGTAGCCAAACAACCCATCGAACAGATTGTGGAGGCGTATCTAGTTCAGAAACAGATGTCTTCGTTCGATTTGGCCAGTTTCGTTACGGAGCATTTTTTGCTTCCTACTGAGCAGCCAACGGGATATTATAACGACGCTTCTAAACCTATCAAACAGCACATCGAAGACCTGTGGACGGTTTTGACCCGACAGCCGCAAGATACGGGTGGAACCTTGATTCCGTTGCCTTATTCGTATGTAGTTCCTGGAGGGCGCTTTCGCGAGGTATATTATTGGGACTCGTATTTTACCATGTTGGGGTTACAAGTTTCCAAGAGAATCGACTTGATTGAGGCGATGGTCAATAATTTTGCGTATTTGATTGATCAGGTGGGTTTTATCCCCAACGGCAACCGAACGTATTACCTTGGGCGTTCGCAGCCGCCGTTTTTTGCGTTGATGGTTTCACTATTGGCCGAAGAAAAAGGGGAGGAGGTGTGGAAGCGTTATTTACCGCAACTGGAGAAGGAATATTCTTTTTGGATGAAGGAAGAAAATGAGGAAGTTGAGGCAAGTTTTCGGCGAGTAATCTTACCAAACGGTGCCGTGCTGAATCGTTATTGGGACGACACTGCCCTGCCCCGACCCGAAGCCTACAAAGAGGATGTCGAATTGGCACACGAAGCGTCTCATTCTTTGCCCGAAACCGTCTATAGGCACGTTCGGGCTGCGGCCGAATCGGGCTGGGATTTTAGCAGCCGTTGGTTCAAAGAAGGCCAACACATGACGACCATTCACACCACCGACTTGCTTCCTGTTGACCTGAATTGCCTTCTTTTATTTTTGGAACAATCGCTTGAACGAGCTTATCGTTTGCAAAATAACCTTGTCAAAGCAGAAGAACTAGCGGGATTGGCATCGCAACGAAATGCGGCCATCCAAACGTATTGTTGGGATGCTTCGCAGTCGTTTTATGTGGATTACAATTGGGTAGAACAAGTCCCTTCCCCAAATTTGACCTTAGCTGCTGCTTTTCCGTTGTTTTTTGGGGTAGCGACTCCCGAACAGGCGAAATTGGTAGCGAGTCAATTAGAAGAAAAATTCTTGAAAACAGGAGGTTTATTCACCACTTTACAAACCACCCCTCAGCAGTGGGATGCGCCCAATGGCTGGGCCCCTTTGCAATGGATGGCATACGCGGGAGCAAAACGCTACGGCCTTACCGATGTCGCAGATAAGATTGCGCAAAATTGGACAAAAAATTGTGAGTTGTACTACCAAAAAACGGGCAAACTCATGGAAAAATACAACGTTCAAACGGACGAGCTATCGGCCCAAGGGGGAGAATATCCCAACCAAGACGGATTCGGATGGACCAATGGGGTGTATCTAAAAATGAAGCAAGAATTGGGAGCGTAG
- a CDS encoding sugar MFS transporter, translating to MQSYWKVKLSIFLNYFVFAILLNSVGTVILQVQRTYGVSETSASVLEAFKDLTIAAVSFIVASYINRLGYKRAMLIALGGNALICFLMPTIHSFGMTKLLFAVAGAGFALIKVSVYGTIGLVTADKKEHISLMNFIESFFMIGILTGYFIFTSFMDESTPTAWLNVYYMLGGIALVAFLLLLTTSLDESSLKVDSNKPVFEDFAEMLRLVILPLVLVFVICAFTYVLIEQSIMSWLPTFNNKVLKLPAALSIQMASLLAIATALGRFLAGVVLKRLNWMVVLVGCLVISAGLVLIALPLAEGVDTSAVTGWGNAPVAAFIFPMIGLFLAPIYPAINSLILSSLPVKQHGIMSGLIVIFSALGGTTGSLITGYVFEHYGGQTAFYFSLLPISILTVALFFFSRLQGSNSSVDISGAGAGH from the coding sequence ATGCAATCGTACTGGAAAGTTAAGCTGTCGATTTTTCTAAATTATTTCGTTTTTGCCATTTTGCTCAATAGCGTAGGAACGGTGATTTTGCAAGTTCAACGCACCTATGGTGTATCCGAAACTTCTGCTTCAGTGCTCGAAGCTTTCAAAGATTTGACCATTGCGGCTGTCTCATTTATTGTTGCTTCTTATATCAACCGATTGGGATACAAACGCGCCATGTTGATTGCCTTGGGGGGCAATGCCCTGATTTGCTTTTTGATGCCCACAATTCATTCGTTTGGAATGACAAAACTCCTTTTTGCGGTCGCAGGAGCTGGTTTTGCACTCATTAAAGTGTCGGTTTACGGAACGATTGGTTTGGTAACGGCCGATAAAAAGGAGCACATTAGCTTGATGAATTTTATTGAGTCTTTCTTTATGATTGGGATATTAACTGGCTACTTTATTTTTACCAGTTTTATGGATGAATCCACTCCTACGGCTTGGCTCAACGTGTATTATATGCTCGGAGGGATTGCGCTGGTGGCCTTTTTGCTTTTGCTAACGACTTCCTTGGATGAATCATCGTTAAAAGTTGATAGCAATAAGCCTGTTTTTGAGGATTTTGCCGAAATGCTCCGCTTGGTCATTTTGCCTTTGGTATTGGTGTTTGTGATTTGTGCTTTTACTTACGTTTTGATTGAGCAAAGCATTATGAGTTGGCTACCGACTTTTAATAATAAAGTACTGAAACTCCCCGCAGCTTTGAGCATTCAAATGGCGAGTTTGTTGGCGATTGCTACGGCATTGGGTCGGTTTTTGGCAGGAGTCGTGCTGAAAAGACTCAATTGGATGGTCGTACTTGTGGGCTGCTTGGTGATTTCGGCGGGCTTGGTACTTATTGCTTTACCGCTGGCCGAAGGGGTAGATACGTCAGCCGTGACAGGCTGGGGAAATGCGCCCGTGGCGGCGTTTATTTTTCCGATGATTGGGTTGTTTTTAGCCCCTATTTACCCTGCCATTAATTCACTAATTCTGAGTTCGTTACCCGTCAAACAGCACGGAATTATGTCGGGGCTGATTGTGATTTTTTCGGCTTTGGGTGGGACAACGGGCTCGCTCATAACGGGTTATGTTTTTGAACATTATGGAGGACAAACTGCCTTCTATTTTTCTCTTTTACCCATCAGCATTTTGACTGTAGCACTGTTTTTCTTTAGCCGTCTCCAAGGCTCAAATAGCTCAGTTGACATTAGCGGAGCGGGAGCAGGACATTAA